From the Bombus pascuorum chromosome 7, iyBomPasc1.1, whole genome shotgun sequence genome, one window contains:
- the LOC132908950 gene encoding PHD finger protein 20 isoform X2, with translation MKRRRVASHVKRISLVRTMRMARKCCVRSCEADVQDVRTRGLPLHKFPKDINLRNRWLTSGGFEASFKPSPGQVVCHRHFKRADYEAAKGHKLLLRKGSVPSVFADYDNHPDPVIMSVKSSTSYAQEDLDLINSEILNLEQSTSSLNSGLRTLKSNNCGETCSSRPEPSVNSFNLIDSSELLDNGCKNINVKEENVYTVKQEINKNSEIEVNSMAVQLGIVESDIAIKHIQKDLAIKEELKSMEVEDEKTFDKPEELKPKIFNRGGLKFFPGAKLEAKDFNEKWYSAKVVETDWDEREVLIRFDKWSSRFDEWIPMDSSRLRVLQTQSNEQTWNLPSQETKMKDFSMGERILATWADGRKYPAKVNAVLGNDKYDVLFDDGYTKTIKSSKMTKIATTVTKQPSQTEEYIGSKQERRDKKRKHTVMELFHTHYRKRSKNETDKLIKKEGIIVNENVECHSENKIDLDGTLFGPCYDPGTDLLRGFDTNVSKMKAYPKKSKKEASKNEIDQVEDVGPEWIDGEPQGTESYIVDGNDGPRRSIIVADRRLPPGWQKHFTQRKAGTSAGKWDVLFLHKSSGKKFRSKNDIRAFMENQGQFDFDPEKFDFCIHRKKKNQSQKVKQDIVVDTPKKIKTLLPKTKATAITENSLSVPPSTPVTTLLSTSSTSIKDGAVFIGGLRVEMEDSAYKCPKQGCSKTFRKENLLQMHIKHYHPEYSKFLGSTPNVADLAYARTIGESVEDIIPKKSNNLLEKCNKFGKRKFIQDKSLYVSSSSVTSTLQPISPTAIVPTTVETEDEVDQMEKSNDAQTDDIKMDRMSPSSSHSLDMDDEVEQKQEDTCAMSPGTLFDMKIREEKTQSGIKTLLPVRPAMSSESQRIDRSKSLDEAIHIDKIKGQRKRQLSEYSSDALNRSKRRHEFPDEYSELDDSTMDIEGTGPTTPTYRYSRRKSDSRSDENSQSSQLNDSRVEKDDPLKGNIGKKDTNDGEENEGVMMMINGEMVKVEQLRREEIINCTCGFMEEDGLMIQCDLCLCWQHGHCNAIEKEKDVPEKYVCFICRNPYRQRLSKKYFHDQDWIKEGKLPTLSSRTKNQHRVNQRIAMLKRSYDLVAALLHIQQVLHSLRVKINVAQKKDHPKLYLWAKNWEKVEVPKPNVTPVPIMEIMKVGKECTEIPSETEVKTETKFSLRDDHDEKSIASDSELMKILEEDNITPDESKINGKKEDIIHQTKSHILLDALTKNDTSEGKYTNSLPSEVKTDRDIYENNVSPTTISANHIHEELNEHEMSAPLQPFIPQPEAPIDPGECRMRLIEHIEHFQHHIDAKLTFIEAEVRALEAMDPEDTSTLDVQPRTKQTVQMLVRDLNTVRKLAALC, from the exons ATGAAGCGACGACGTGTAGCGTCGCATGTTAAAAGGATATCGCTTGTGAGAACAATGAGAATGGCGCGCAAATGTTGCGTGCGTAGCTGTGAGGCCGATGTGCAAGATGTGCGTACTAGAGGGTTACCGCTtcataaatttccaaaagatattaatttaaggAACAGATGGTTGACTAGTGGTGGATTCGAAGCGAGCTTTAAACCTTCACCAGGTCAGGTTGTTTGTCATAGACACTTCAAACGAGCTGACTACGAAGCTGCTAAAGGACATAAATTACTTCTACGTAAGGGTAGCGTTCCGTCGGTTTTTGCAGATTATGACAATCATCCAG ATCCTGTAATTATGTCTGTAAAATCATCAACTTCCTATGCGCAAGAAGATTTAGATCTTATTAATTCTGAAATTCTGAACTTAGAACAATCTACCTCTTCACTGAATTCTGGTCTCAGAACATTAAAGTCTAATAATTGTGGAGAAACATGTTCGTCTCGACCGGAACCATCAGTTAATTCCTTCAATTTAATAGATTCATCAGAATTACTTGATAATGGATGTAAGAACATTAatgtgaaagaagaaaatgtatatactGTGAAACaagagataaataaaaattcagaaatagAAGTGAATTCTATGGCAGTGCAATTAGGTATTGTTGAATCTGATATAGCAATAAAACATATACAAAAAGATTTGGCCATTAAGGAAGAATTGAAAAGTATGGAAGTGGAAGATGAAAAAACATTTGATAAACCAGAAGAACTTAAaccaaaaatttttaatcgaggTGGACTAAAATTTTTTCCCGGAGCCAAATTGGAAGCGAaagatttcaatgaaaaatg GTATTCAGCGAAAGTAGTTGAAACTGATTGGGATGAACGAGAAGTATTGATACGTTTTGACAAGTGGAGTTCAAGGTTTGATGAATGGATACCTATGGATAGTTCAAGATTACGTGTATTGCAAACACAATCAaa cgAACAAACCTGGAATCTACCATCTCA ggaaacaaaaatgaaagacTTTTCAATGGGAGAAAGGATACTTGCTACGTGGGCTGATGGTAGAAAATATCCTGCTAAAGTAAATGCCGTCTTAGGAAACG ataAATATGATGTACTGTTTGATGATGGATATACAAAGACAATTAAATCGtcaaaaatgacaaaaattgCTACAACAGTCACAAAG CAACCTAGTCAAACTGAAGAATATATAGGAAGCAAGCAAGAAAGAAGggataagaaaagaaagcatACAGTGATGGAGTTATTTCATACACATTATAGAAAACGttcaaaaaatgaaacagataaattaataaaaaaggaaggaattaTAGTTAATGAAAATGTTGAATGCCAttcggaaaataaaattgatttagaTGGAACTTTATTTGGGCCCTGCTATGATCCAGGCACAGATTTATTACGTGGGTTTGACACCAATGTGTCTAAAATGAAAGCTTATcctaaaaaaagtaaaaaggaaGCATCTAAGAATGAAATAGATCAAGTAGAAGATGTGGGTCCTGAATGGATTGATGGAGAACCTCAGGGAACTGAATCTTATATAGTGGATGGAAATGATG GACCACGTCGATCAATAATAGTTGCAGACAGAAGATTACCGCCTGGATGGCAAAAACATTTTACTCAAAGAAAAGCTGGTACATCAGCTGGAAAATGGGATGTCCTATTTCTTCATAAATCAAGTGGGAAAAAATTTAGatcaaaaaatgatattagggcatttatggaaaatcaGGGGCAATTCGACTTTGATccagaaaaatttgatttttgcattcatcgaaaaaagaaaaatcaaagtcAAAAAGTAAAACAAGATATCGTTGTGGATACTCCAAAAAAAATTAAGACTTTATTGCCTAAAACAAAGGCAACAGCAATAACTGAGAATTCTTTATCTGTTCCCCCAAGTACACCAGTTACAACATTATTATCTACATCAAGTACATCTATTAAAGATGGTG CTGTTTTTATTGGTGGACTTCGAGTAGAAATGGAGGACAGTGCTTATAAATGTCCGAAACAAGGGTGTAGTAAAACATTTAGGAAGGAAAATCTTCTACAAATGCATATAAAACATTATCATCcagaatattcgaaatttttgGGATCTACACCAAATGTTGCAGATTTAGCTTATGCAAGGACAATTGGGGAATCTGTTGAAGATATTATTCCAAAAAAGTCAAATAATTTGTTAGAAAAGTGCAATAAAtttggaaagagaaaatttattcaagaTAAATCATTGTATGTTTCATCATCTTCTGTAACAAGCACTCTTCAACCTATATCGCCAACAGCAATTGTACCAACAACAGTAGAAACAGAGGATGAAGTAGACCAAATGGAAAAATCCAATGATGCGCAAACAGACGATATTAAAATGGATAGAATGTCTCCAAGTTCTAGTCATAGTTTAGATATGGATGACGAAGTAGAACAAAAACAGGAAGATACATGTGCAATGTCACCAGGAACACTATTTGATATGAAAATTAGGGAAGAAAAAACGCAAAGTGGCATTAAGACACTTCTTCCGGTAAGACCAGCCATGTCTTCAGAATCACAGCGAATTGATAGATCAAAGTCTTTAGATGAAGCTATTCATATCGACAAAATTAAAGGACAAAGGAAACGACAATTATCAGAATATAGTTCTGATGCATTAAACAGAAGTAAAAGGCGACATG AATTTCCGGACGAGTATAGCGAGTTAGATGATAGTACTATGGATATAGAAGGAACAGGACCGACTACACCCACGTATAGATATAGTCGCAGAAAATCAGATTCAAGAAGTGATGAAAATAGCCAAAGTA gTCAACTAAATGATTCGCGTGTTGAAAAAGATGATCCTTTGAAAGGGAATATTGGTAAAAAAGATACTAATGATGGGGAag AGAATGAAGGAGTTATGATGATGATCAATGGTGAAATGGTGAAAGTTGAGCAGCTTCGTAgggaagaaataataaattgcacTTGTGGATTTATGGAAGAAGATGGATTGATGATTCAATGCGACCTTTGTTTGTGTTGGCAACATGGTCACTGCAATGcaatagaaaaggaaaaggatgTACCTGAGAAAtatgtttgttttatttgtcGAAATCCATATCGGCAACGATTatccaaaaaatattttcacgatcAAGATTGGATAAAAGAGGGAAAGTTACCAACATTATCTAGCCGAACAAAAAATCAGCATCGAGTTAATCAAAGAATAGCTATGTTAAAACGTTCTTATGATTTAGTTGCTGCTCTTTTACACATTCAGCAAGTTTTACACAGTTTAAGAGTAAAAATCAATGTAGCTCA aaagaaagatcATCCAAAGCTATATCTGTGGGCCAAAAATTGGGAAAAAGTTGAAGTACCAAAACCAAATGTCACACCAGTACCAATCATGGAGATTATGAAAGTAGGAAAAGAGTGTACAGAAATTCCAAGTGAAACTGAAgtaaaaactgaaacaaagTTCAGTTTAAGAGATGATCATGATGAAAAGTCGATAGCCTCAGATTCAGAATTAATGAAGATATTAGAAGAAGATAATATAACTCCAGATGAATCTAAAATTAACGgcaaaaaagaagatattataCATCAAACTAAAAGTCATATTCTTCTCGATGCACTTACGAAAAATGATACTTCAGaaggaaaatatacaaactcATTACCTTCAGAGGTGAAAACAGATAgag ATATATACGAGAATAACGTATCTCCCACAACTATATCAGCGAATCACATACATGAAGAACTAAATGAACATGAAATGTCAGCACCGTTGCAACCTTTCATACCACAACCAGAAGCGCCAATTGACCCAGGAGAATGTCGAATGCGATTAATAGAACACATAGAACATTTTCAACATCATATAGATgcaaaattaacatttatcgAGGCAGAAGTTCGTG cTTTAGAAGCCATGGATCCTGAAGATACATCTACCTTAGATGTTCAGCCTCGAACTAAACAAACGGTTCAAATGCTTGTTCGAGATTTAAACACCGTGCGAAAATTAGCTGCTTTGtgttga
- the LOC132908950 gene encoding PHD finger protein 20 isoform X7: MKRRRVASHVKRISLVRTMRMARKCCVRSCEADVQDVRTRGLPLHKFPKDINLRNRWLTSGGFEASFKPSPGQVVCHRHFKRADYEAAKGHKLLLRKGSVPSVFADYDNHPDPVIMSVKSSTSYAQEDLDLINSEILNLEQSTSSLNSGLRTLKSNNCGETCSSRPEPSVNSFNLIDSSELLDNGCKNINVKEENVYTVKQEINKNSEIEVNSMAVQLGIVESDIAIKHIQKDLAIKEELKSMEVEDEKTFDKPEELKPKIFNRGGLKFFPGAKLEAKDFNEKWYSAKVVETDWDEREVLIRFDKWSSRFDEWIPMDSSRLRVLQTQSKETKMKDFSMGERILATWADGRKYPAKVNAVLGNDKYDVLFDDGYTKTIKSSKMTKIATTVTKQPSQTEEYIGSKQERRDKKRKHTVMELFHTHYRKRSKNETDKLIKKEGIIVNENVECHSENKIDLDGTLFGPCYDPGTDLLRGFDTNVSKMKAYPKKSKKEASKNEIDQVEDVGPEWIDGEPQGTESYIVDGNDGPRRSIIVADRRLPPGWQKHFTQRKAGTSAGKWDVLFLHKSSGKKFRSKNDIRAFMENQGQFDFDPEKFDFCIHRKKKNQSQKVKQDIVVDTPKKIKTLLPKTKATAITENSLSVPPSTPVTTLLSTSSTSIKDGAVFIGGLRVEMEDSAYKCPKQGCSKTFRKENLLQMHIKHYHPEYSKFLGSTPNVADLAYARTIGESVEDIIPKKSNNLLEKCNKFGKRKFIQDKSLYVSSSSVTSTLQPISPTAIVPTTVETEDEVDQMEKSNDAQTDDIKMDRMSPSSSHSLDMDDEVEQKQEDTCAMSPGTLFDMKIREEKTQSGIKTLLPVRPAMSSESQRIDRSKSLDEAIHIDKIKGQRKRQLSEYSSDALNRSKRRHEFPDEYSELDDSTMDIEGTGPTTPTYRYSRRKSDSRSDENSQSKNEGVMMMINGEMVKVEQLRREEIINCTCGFMEEDGLMIQCDLCLCWQHGHCNAIEKEKDVPEKYVCFICRNPYRQRLSKKYFHDQDWIKEGKLPTLSSRTKNQHRVNQRIAMLKRSYDLVAALLHIQQVLHSLRVKINVAQKKDHPKLYLWAKNWEKVEVPKPNVTPVPIMEIMKVGKECTEIPSETEVKTETKFSLRDDHDEKSIASDSELMKILEEDNITPDESKINGKKEDIIHQTKSHILLDALTKNDTSEGKYTNSLPSEVKTDRDLLTNQSDIYENNVSPTTISANHIHEELNEHEMSAPLQPFIPQPEAPIDPGECRMRLIEHIEHFQHHIDAKLTFIEAEVRALEAMDPEDTSTLDVQPRTKQTVQMLVRDLNTVRKLAALC; encoded by the exons ATGAAGCGACGACGTGTAGCGTCGCATGTTAAAAGGATATCGCTTGTGAGAACAATGAGAATGGCGCGCAAATGTTGCGTGCGTAGCTGTGAGGCCGATGTGCAAGATGTGCGTACTAGAGGGTTACCGCTtcataaatttccaaaagatattaatttaaggAACAGATGGTTGACTAGTGGTGGATTCGAAGCGAGCTTTAAACCTTCACCAGGTCAGGTTGTTTGTCATAGACACTTCAAACGAGCTGACTACGAAGCTGCTAAAGGACATAAATTACTTCTACGTAAGGGTAGCGTTCCGTCGGTTTTTGCAGATTATGACAATCATCCAG ATCCTGTAATTATGTCTGTAAAATCATCAACTTCCTATGCGCAAGAAGATTTAGATCTTATTAATTCTGAAATTCTGAACTTAGAACAATCTACCTCTTCACTGAATTCTGGTCTCAGAACATTAAAGTCTAATAATTGTGGAGAAACATGTTCGTCTCGACCGGAACCATCAGTTAATTCCTTCAATTTAATAGATTCATCAGAATTACTTGATAATGGATGTAAGAACATTAatgtgaaagaagaaaatgtatatactGTGAAACaagagataaataaaaattcagaaatagAAGTGAATTCTATGGCAGTGCAATTAGGTATTGTTGAATCTGATATAGCAATAAAACATATACAAAAAGATTTGGCCATTAAGGAAGAATTGAAAAGTATGGAAGTGGAAGATGAAAAAACATTTGATAAACCAGAAGAACTTAAaccaaaaatttttaatcgaggTGGACTAAAATTTTTTCCCGGAGCCAAATTGGAAGCGAaagatttcaatgaaaaatg GTATTCAGCGAAAGTAGTTGAAACTGATTGGGATGAACGAGAAGTATTGATACGTTTTGACAAGTGGAGTTCAAGGTTTGATGAATGGATACCTATGGATAGTTCAAGATTACGTGTATTGCAAACACAATCAaa ggaaacaaaaatgaaagacTTTTCAATGGGAGAAAGGATACTTGCTACGTGGGCTGATGGTAGAAAATATCCTGCTAAAGTAAATGCCGTCTTAGGAAACG ataAATATGATGTACTGTTTGATGATGGATATACAAAGACAATTAAATCGtcaaaaatgacaaaaattgCTACAACAGTCACAAAG CAACCTAGTCAAACTGAAGAATATATAGGAAGCAAGCAAGAAAGAAGggataagaaaagaaagcatACAGTGATGGAGTTATTTCATACACATTATAGAAAACGttcaaaaaatgaaacagataaattaataaaaaaggaaggaattaTAGTTAATGAAAATGTTGAATGCCAttcggaaaataaaattgatttagaTGGAACTTTATTTGGGCCCTGCTATGATCCAGGCACAGATTTATTACGTGGGTTTGACACCAATGTGTCTAAAATGAAAGCTTATcctaaaaaaagtaaaaaggaaGCATCTAAGAATGAAATAGATCAAGTAGAAGATGTGGGTCCTGAATGGATTGATGGAGAACCTCAGGGAACTGAATCTTATATAGTGGATGGAAATGATG GACCACGTCGATCAATAATAGTTGCAGACAGAAGATTACCGCCTGGATGGCAAAAACATTTTACTCAAAGAAAAGCTGGTACATCAGCTGGAAAATGGGATGTCCTATTTCTTCATAAATCAAGTGGGAAAAAATTTAGatcaaaaaatgatattagggcatttatggaaaatcaGGGGCAATTCGACTTTGATccagaaaaatttgatttttgcattcatcgaaaaaagaaaaatcaaagtcAAAAAGTAAAACAAGATATCGTTGTGGATACTCCAAAAAAAATTAAGACTTTATTGCCTAAAACAAAGGCAACAGCAATAACTGAGAATTCTTTATCTGTTCCCCCAAGTACACCAGTTACAACATTATTATCTACATCAAGTACATCTATTAAAGATGGTG CTGTTTTTATTGGTGGACTTCGAGTAGAAATGGAGGACAGTGCTTATAAATGTCCGAAACAAGGGTGTAGTAAAACATTTAGGAAGGAAAATCTTCTACAAATGCATATAAAACATTATCATCcagaatattcgaaatttttgGGATCTACACCAAATGTTGCAGATTTAGCTTATGCAAGGACAATTGGGGAATCTGTTGAAGATATTATTCCAAAAAAGTCAAATAATTTGTTAGAAAAGTGCAATAAAtttggaaagagaaaatttattcaagaTAAATCATTGTATGTTTCATCATCTTCTGTAACAAGCACTCTTCAACCTATATCGCCAACAGCAATTGTACCAACAACAGTAGAAACAGAGGATGAAGTAGACCAAATGGAAAAATCCAATGATGCGCAAACAGACGATATTAAAATGGATAGAATGTCTCCAAGTTCTAGTCATAGTTTAGATATGGATGACGAAGTAGAACAAAAACAGGAAGATACATGTGCAATGTCACCAGGAACACTATTTGATATGAAAATTAGGGAAGAAAAAACGCAAAGTGGCATTAAGACACTTCTTCCGGTAAGACCAGCCATGTCTTCAGAATCACAGCGAATTGATAGATCAAAGTCTTTAGATGAAGCTATTCATATCGACAAAATTAAAGGACAAAGGAAACGACAATTATCAGAATATAGTTCTGATGCATTAAACAGAAGTAAAAGGCGACATG AATTTCCGGACGAGTATAGCGAGTTAGATGATAGTACTATGGATATAGAAGGAACAGGACCGACTACACCCACGTATAGATATAGTCGCAGAAAATCAGATTCAAGAAGTGATGAAAATAGCCAAAGTA AGAATGAAGGAGTTATGATGATGATCAATGGTGAAATGGTGAAAGTTGAGCAGCTTCGTAgggaagaaataataaattgcacTTGTGGATTTATGGAAGAAGATGGATTGATGATTCAATGCGACCTTTGTTTGTGTTGGCAACATGGTCACTGCAATGcaatagaaaaggaaaaggatgTACCTGAGAAAtatgtttgttttatttgtcGAAATCCATATCGGCAACGATTatccaaaaaatattttcacgatcAAGATTGGATAAAAGAGGGAAAGTTACCAACATTATCTAGCCGAACAAAAAATCAGCATCGAGTTAATCAAAGAATAGCTATGTTAAAACGTTCTTATGATTTAGTTGCTGCTCTTTTACACATTCAGCAAGTTTTACACAGTTTAAGAGTAAAAATCAATGTAGCTCA aaagaaagatcATCCAAAGCTATATCTGTGGGCCAAAAATTGGGAAAAAGTTGAAGTACCAAAACCAAATGTCACACCAGTACCAATCATGGAGATTATGAAAGTAGGAAAAGAGTGTACAGAAATTCCAAGTGAAACTGAAgtaaaaactgaaacaaagTTCAGTTTAAGAGATGATCATGATGAAAAGTCGATAGCCTCAGATTCAGAATTAATGAAGATATTAGAAGAAGATAATATAACTCCAGATGAATCTAAAATTAACGgcaaaaaagaagatattataCATCAAACTAAAAGTCATATTCTTCTCGATGCACTTACGAAAAATGATACTTCAGaaggaaaatatacaaactcATTACCTTCAGAGGTGAAAACAGATAgag atttgTTAACCAATCAATCAGATATATACGAGAATAACGTATCTCCCACAACTATATCAGCGAATCACATACATGAAGAACTAAATGAACATGAAATGTCAGCACCGTTGCAACCTTTCATACCACAACCAGAAGCGCCAATTGACCCAGGAGAATGTCGAATGCGATTAATAGAACACATAGAACATTTTCAACATCATATAGATgcaaaattaacatttatcgAGGCAGAAGTTCGTG cTTTAGAAGCCATGGATCCTGAAGATACATCTACCTTAGATGTTCAGCCTCGAACTAAACAAACGGTTCAAATGCTTGTTCGAGATTTAAACACCGTGCGAAAATTAGCTGCTTTGtgttga